One stretch of Saccharomonospora xinjiangensis XJ-54 DNA includes these proteins:
- a CDS encoding proline dehydrogenase family protein: MLRRALLAAARSPRLRRTITGVPVTRRVVDRFVAGETEPQAIAVTRSVLDSGRSVTIDYLGEDTTDVADANATVSHYLALLSALAPFTEDGTGAGTIEVSLKLSALGQRLARDGEAIALDNAHKICAAADEAGVLVTVDAEDHTTTDSTLSIVRALREDFPSLGTVLQAYLRRTEADCKELSGPGSRIRLCKGAYQEPASVAYQRKPEIDTAYVRCLRILMSGQGYPMVASHDPAMIAAALHLADATGRRADEFELQMLYGIRDAEQLRLAGERRRVRVYLPYGDEWYGYFMRRLAERPANLAFFLRSLVSRT, translated from the coding sequence CTGCTGCGGCGGGCGCTGCTCGCCGCAGCGCGCTCGCCGCGCCTCCGGCGCACCATCACCGGCGTGCCCGTCACGAGGCGGGTGGTGGACCGGTTCGTCGCGGGTGAGACGGAACCGCAGGCGATCGCCGTGACCCGGTCCGTTCTGGACTCGGGCCGGAGCGTCACCATCGACTACCTCGGCGAGGACACCACCGACGTCGCGGACGCGAACGCCACGGTGTCGCACTATCTCGCTCTGCTCTCGGCGCTGGCCCCGTTCACCGAGGACGGCACCGGGGCAGGCACCATCGAGGTCTCGCTGAAGCTGTCCGCCCTCGGGCAGCGGCTCGCCAGGGACGGCGAGGCGATCGCGCTCGACAACGCCCACAAGATCTGTGCCGCGGCCGACGAGGCCGGGGTTCTGGTGACCGTGGACGCCGAGGACCACACCACCACCGATTCCACCCTGTCGATCGTGCGGGCCCTTCGCGAGGACTTCCCCTCCCTCGGCACCGTGCTCCAGGCGTACCTGCGCCGCACAGAGGCGGACTGTAAGGAGTTGTCGGGGCCGGGCTCGCGGATCAGGTTGTGCAAGGGCGCCTACCAGGAACCCGCCTCGGTGGCCTACCAGCGCAAGCCGGAGATCGACACAGCGTACGTGCGGTGCCTGCGCATCCTGATGAGCGGGCAGGGATACCCCATGGTGGCCTCACACGACCCGGCCATGATCGCGGCGGCGCTGCACCTCGCCGACGCCACCGGCCGCCGCGCCGACGAGTTCGAGTTGCAGATGCTCTACGGCATCCGCGACGCCGAGCAACTCCGCCTCGCAGGCGAGCGGCGGCGGGTTCGGGTCTACCTCCCCTACGGCGACGAGTGGTACGGCTACTTCATGCGCCGTCTCGCCGAACGCCCCGCCAACCTGGCGTTCTTCCTGCGTTCGCTCGTGTCGCGGACGTAG
- the pruA gene encoding L-glutamate gamma-semialdehyde dehydrogenase, with amino-acid sequence MDAVTHTPPPVNEPVGSFAPGSAERARLRAKLAELASAPTEIHHVIGGAHRRGTGAQVDVVQPHRHAAVLGTFTEATTQDARDAVEAATAAAPGWREASFDDRASVFLRAADLLSGPWRETLAAATMLGQSKTAYQAEIDAPCELVDFWRFNVHFARQIIAEQPISSPGTWNKLDHRPLEGFVYAVTPFNFTAIAGNLPTAPALMGNTVVWKPAPTQAVAAYWTMKLLEAAGLPPGVINLVNGPGPAISDVVLTDPRLAGIHFTGSTATFQHLWREVGTNIARYRTYPRLVGETGGKDFVLAHSSADPEVLTTALLRGAFDYQGQKCSAASRAFIPASVWARMGDDLVEKASSLSYGDVTDFSHFGGAVIDRRSFDRNAEAIARAKATPSLTVAAGGRADDSVGYFVEPTILLGDDPTDEVFRTEYFGPILAVHVYDDSAAGSFEQVLDLVDQGSAYGLTGSVIADDRAAIAEATRALRFTAGNFYINDKPTGAVVGQQPFGGGRASGTNDKAGSAQNLLRWTSTRTIKETFVPPTDHRYPHQDPDTAPGVK; translated from the coding sequence ATGGACGCCGTCACGCACACTCCGCCTCCGGTCAACGAGCCGGTGGGGTCGTTCGCGCCGGGCAGTGCCGAACGGGCCCGGCTGCGGGCGAAGCTCGCCGAACTCGCTTCGGCACCGACCGAGATCCACCACGTCATCGGCGGGGCGCACCGCCGGGGCACCGGCGCGCAGGTCGATGTGGTGCAGCCACACCGGCACGCCGCCGTGCTCGGCACGTTCACCGAGGCCACGACGCAGGACGCGCGGGACGCCGTCGAGGCAGCCACCGCCGCGGCGCCGGGGTGGCGCGAGGCGTCGTTCGACGACAGGGCCTCGGTGTTCCTGCGCGCGGCCGACCTGCTGTCGGGACCGTGGCGGGAGACGCTGGCCGCCGCGACGATGCTCGGTCAGTCGAAGACCGCTTACCAGGCCGAGATCGACGCGCCCTGCGAACTGGTGGACTTCTGGCGCTTCAACGTCCACTTCGCCAGGCAGATCATCGCCGAGCAGCCGATCTCCTCCCCCGGCACGTGGAACAAGCTCGACCACCGCCCGCTCGAAGGGTTCGTCTACGCCGTCACACCGTTCAACTTCACCGCCATCGCGGGCAACCTGCCGACGGCTCCCGCGCTGATGGGCAACACGGTGGTGTGGAAGCCCGCGCCCACCCAGGCCGTCGCCGCCTACTGGACGATGAAGCTGCTGGAAGCGGCCGGTCTGCCGCCCGGCGTGATCAACCTCGTCAACGGGCCTGGCCCCGCGATCTCCGACGTCGTCCTGACCGACCCCAGGCTGGCCGGTATCCACTTCACCGGCTCCACGGCCACGTTCCAGCACCTGTGGCGTGAGGTCGGCACGAACATCGCCCGCTACCGCACCTATCCTCGCCTCGTCGGCGAGACGGGCGGCAAGGACTTCGTCCTCGCCCACAGCTCCGCCGATCCTGAGGTGCTGACCACCGCGCTGCTGCGCGGAGCGTTCGACTACCAGGGACAGAAGTGCTCGGCGGCGTCGCGGGCCTTCATTCCCGCCTCGGTGTGGGCGAGGATGGGCGACGACCTCGTCGAGAAGGCGTCCAGCCTGTCCTACGGCGACGTCACGGACTTCTCCCACTTCGGCGGCGCCGTCATCGACCGCCGTTCCTTCGACCGCAACGCCGAGGCGATCGCCAGGGCCAAGGCGACGCCGAGCCTCACGGTGGCGGCAGGCGGCCGGGCCGACGACAGCGTCGGTTACTTCGTCGAGCCGACGATCCTGCTCGGCGACGACCCCACCGACGAGGTGTTCCGCACCGAGTACTTCGGCCCCATCCTCGCCGTGCACGTCTACGACGACTCGGCGGCCGGGTCGTTCGAGCAGGTGCTCGACCTGGTCGATCAGGGCTCTGCCTACGGCCTCACCGGTTCCGTGATCGCCGACGACCGCGCCGCGATCGCCGAGGCCACGCGGGCGCTGCGCTTCACGGCGGGCAACTTCTACATCAACGACAAGCCGACCGGCGCCGTGGTGGGTCAGCAGCCCTTCGGCGGGGGCCGCGCGTCCGGCACCAACGACAAGGCCGGTTCCGCGCAGAACCTGCTGCGCTGGACCTCGACGCGCACGATCAAGGAGACCTTCGTGCCGCCGACCGACCACCGGTACCCACACCAGGACCCCGACACCGCGCCGGGGGTGAAGTGA
- a CDS encoding PucR family transcriptional regulator: protein MTADDRAHLRALADPDQPGASTLRELLTALDTAVVELVHAPSGDDVVITSVALAESADLAAAGEPATSVPHLYLHVGVTNAEAVRWLDDVARRAPEHRPRAVMSKAALRSPALRTAARRAGVALVAVHPKARWDHVLPLVQRMLDRSRQQASSPDSSLLAMDTDLFGLAQIVASNARGMVSIEDAHSRVLAYSPSDESADELRTLSILGREGPRDYLRALHTWGVYDRLRDSDEVVDVPAHAELGTKRRLVVSIRRPSEDGSAAPAMLGTIWLQQGDRPFAPDAADVLRGASAIAARVISRGLNAPSTEGLLIQRLFGVRGEGVDVPSLAGALNLPLTGPAAVIGFATSATEGRHGTVADLGSTLRLHASSFRRDSVATLVGDRAYVLLPGYTSESAVAAWTRQLVEQFERRRSQLLRAAIAMPVAGLAQVAGARAEVDRVLDGTAATFPEGRVTTLAESRTAVLLGEILDLVRRHPDLHDPRLHTLLDHDALHDTTLRETVETYLTRHGDVRGVAEELRVHPNTVRYRVRRAEEILGMDLSDAADRLLLQLQLSLLRRGEDTPRT from the coding sequence ATGACCGCCGATGATCGAGCACACCTCCGCGCGCTCGCCGACCCCGATCAGCCGGGCGCGAGCACGCTGAGGGAGTTGCTCACCGCTCTCGACACCGCCGTGGTGGAACTCGTGCACGCGCCGTCCGGCGACGACGTCGTGATCACCTCGGTGGCGCTCGCCGAAAGTGCGGACCTGGCCGCGGCGGGTGAGCCCGCGACATCCGTGCCGCATCTGTACCTCCACGTCGGTGTCACGAACGCCGAGGCCGTTCGCTGGCTGGACGACGTCGCGCGACGCGCTCCCGAGCACCGCCCCCGCGCGGTGATGTCGAAGGCCGCGCTGAGATCACCCGCCTTGCGCACAGCGGCCCGAAGGGCGGGGGTCGCGCTGGTGGCCGTGCATCCGAAGGCCAGGTGGGATCACGTGCTTCCCCTGGTGCAGCGCATGCTCGACCGGTCGCGCCAGCAGGCTTCCTCCCCGGATTCGAGCCTGCTCGCCATGGACACCGACCTCTTCGGACTCGCCCAGATCGTCGCGTCGAACGCCAGGGGCATGGTGTCCATCGAGGACGCGCACTCGCGAGTGCTGGCCTACTCGCCGTCCGACGAGTCCGCCGACGAGCTGCGCACGCTGTCGATCCTGGGCAGGGAGGGGCCCCGCGACTATCTCAGGGCACTGCACACGTGGGGCGTGTACGACCGGCTCAGGGACAGCGACGAGGTCGTGGACGTCCCCGCCCACGCCGAACTGGGCACCAAGAGGCGGCTCGTCGTCAGCATCCGGCGGCCGTCCGAGGACGGTTCCGCGGCCCCGGCCATGCTGGGCACCATCTGGCTCCAGCAGGGCGACCGGCCGTTCGCGCCGGACGCGGCGGACGTGCTGCGCGGTGCGTCGGCGATCGCCGCGCGCGTCATCTCGCGCGGGCTCAACGCGCCGTCAACGGAGGGACTGCTCATCCAGCGCCTCTTCGGCGTGCGGGGAGAGGGAGTGGACGTGCCCTCGCTCGCCGGTGCGCTGAACCTGCCGCTCACCGGACCGGCCGCGGTGATCGGGTTCGCGACCTCGGCCACCGAGGGCCGACACGGCACGGTCGCCGACCTCGGCAGCACACTGCGCCTGCACGCCAGCTCGTTCCGCCGCGATTCGGTGGCCACGCTCGTCGGCGACCGCGCCTACGTCCTGCTGCCCGGTTACACGTCGGAGAGCGCCGTCGCGGCGTGGACGAGGCAGCTGGTGGAGCAGTTCGAACGACGCCGCTCGCAGCTGTTGCGTGCCGCGATCGCCATGCCCGTGGCGGGCCTCGCGCAGGTGGCGGGGGCGAGGGCCGAAGTGGATCGCGTGCTCGACGGCACGGCCGCGACCTTCCCCGAGGGCAGGGTGACGACCCTCGCCGAGTCCCGCACCGCCGTGCTGCTCGGCGAGATCCTCGACCTGGTGCGGAGGCACCCCGACCTGCACGACCCGCGTCTTCACACCCTGCTCGACCACGATGCCCTGCACGACACCACACTGCGGGAAACCGTCGAGACGTACCTGACGCGGCACGGCGACGTCCGTGGTGTCGCGGAGGAGTTGCGCGTGCATCCGAACACCGTGCGCTACCGCGTTCGCAGGGCGGAGGAGATCCTCGGCATGGACCTGTCCGACGCCGCCGACCGGTTGTTGCTTCAGTTGCAGCTCTCCCTGCTGCGGCGTGGGGAGGACACCCCGAGGACCTGA
- a CDS encoding DUF6226 family protein gives MTGLRELRAGVAAAYDRLGMPSWPDPHPDLASPRDEEYSRVTEPERYRIVHARARVWTECLGAVPGIEVTSLAPAALDEDGHPDRFDRGVRITSRSPGTVPLFLLETDAPLSEREGTLAVLRIAVGRPELGLDMLPDCGCDACDSGSADLLDTIDDTVGAVIGGPFVMLRGRDWRMWWHPDGSASEGTARGLSHTGMERLCRRLADGEDVSLPRGTEAWVGRSWFD, from the coding sequence ATGACCGGATTGCGTGAGCTACGAGCCGGGGTGGCGGCGGCGTACGACCGGCTCGGTATGCCGTCCTGGCCCGACCCGCACCCGGACCTGGCCTCGCCGCGCGACGAGGAGTACTCCAGGGTCACCGAGCCCGAGCGGTATCGCATCGTGCACGCACGCGCCCGTGTGTGGACCGAATGCCTCGGCGCCGTCCCCGGAATCGAGGTCACCTCGCTCGCACCGGCGGCGCTCGACGAGGACGGGCACCCGGACCGGTTCGACCGGGGCGTCCGCATCACGTCGCGCAGTCCGGGCACGGTGCCGCTGTTCCTGCTGGAGACCGACGCGCCGTTGTCCGAGCGGGAAGGCACGCTCGCGGTGCTGCGCATCGCCGTGGGACGCCCCGAACTGGGACTCGACATGCTGCCCGACTGCGGCTGCGACGCCTGCGATTCGGGATCTGCCGACCTGCTCGACACGATCGACGACACGGTGGGTGCGGTGATCGGGGGACCGTTCGTGATGCTGCGAGGGCGGGATTGGCGGATGTGGTGGCACCCGGATGGCAGCGCGTCGGAGGGCACGGCCCGAGGACTGTCCCACACCGGGATGGAGAGACTGTGCCGCAGGCTGGCCGACGGTGAGGACGTGTCGTTGCCGCGAGGAACCGAGGCGTGGGTGGGGCGTTCCTGGTTCGACTGA
- the glyA gene encoding serine hydroxymethyltransferase, whose translation MMPALRRRPWVPERSETRVHSLADTTANTAPADLLAEVGRLVARNRRIHDVEAINLNPASNIMNPRAEAMLSAGLSSRASLGYPGDKYETGLEAVEQIEVIAAELVAEVFGAGYAEIRVPSGAVANLYAFLATCEPGDTIIAPPPAIGGHVTHHTEGAAGKYRLRTVAAPVDPGGYTVDVDALRALAHEVRPALITLGGSLNLFPHPIAEVRDIADEVGAKVLFDAAHLCGLIAGGAWQRPLDEGAHLMTFSTYKSLGGPPGGAVVTDDPAIAERIDRIAFPGLTANFDAGRTAALAVTMLDWKVAGRAYASAMTETAARLADELLAAGAPVFTGTRGPTLSHQFALRARRWGGGQHAARRLREANLLACGIGLPDDRVGSVDAADGADGDVNGLRLGTPEVVRLGMKPSDMADLAGFLVAGLDPDTDPQAIAREVTAWRGQFGGVHYTAEKPS comes from the coding sequence ATGATGCCTGCGTTGCGCCGACGGCCCTGGGTTCCCGAGCGGTCGGAGACTCGTGTCCACTCGCTGGCGGACACCACCGCGAACACCGCCCCTGCCGACCTGCTCGCCGAGGTGGGCAGGCTCGTGGCACGGAACCGGCGCATCCACGACGTCGAGGCGATCAACCTCAACCCGGCGTCGAACATCATGAACCCCAGGGCGGAGGCGATGCTCTCGGCGGGGCTGTCCTCGCGGGCCTCGCTCGGGTACCCCGGCGACAAGTACGAGACGGGTCTCGAAGCCGTCGAGCAGATCGAGGTCATCGCCGCCGAACTGGTGGCAGAGGTGTTCGGCGCGGGCTACGCCGAGATCAGGGTGCCCTCCGGTGCCGTGGCGAACCTGTACGCGTTCCTGGCCACCTGCGAGCCGGGCGACACGATCATCGCGCCGCCGCCTGCCATCGGAGGACACGTCACCCACCACACCGAGGGCGCGGCGGGGAAATACCGGCTCAGGACGGTCGCCGCGCCGGTCGATCCCGGCGGCTACACCGTCGATGTGGACGCGTTGCGTGCGCTGGCACACGAGGTGCGGCCCGCGCTCATCACGCTCGGCGGCAGCCTCAATCTGTTCCCGCACCCCATCGCCGAGGTCCGCGACATCGCCGACGAGGTCGGCGCGAAGGTGCTCTTCGACGCGGCTCACCTGTGCGGGCTCATCGCCGGAGGTGCGTGGCAGCGACCTCTCGACGAGGGGGCGCACCTGATGACCTTCAGTACGTACAAGAGCCTCGGAGGGCCACCGGGAGGTGCGGTGGTCACCGACGATCCCGCCATCGCCGAGCGGATCGACAGGATCGCCTTTCCCGGCCTGACGGCCAATTTCGACGCGGGAAGGACGGCGGCGCTGGCGGTCACGATGCTCGACTGGAAGGTCGCGGGACGCGCCTACGCTTCGGCGATGACCGAGACCGCGGCCCGGCTCGCGGACGAGTTGCTCGCGGCAGGCGCACCCGTCTTCACCGGAACGCGCGGACCCACGCTGTCGCACCAGTTCGCGCTGCGCGCCCGACGGTGGGGCGGCGGCCAGCACGCCGCGAGGAGGCTGCGGGAAGCGAATCTGCTGGCCTGCGGTATCGGCCTTCCGGACGATCGCGTAGGCAGCGTGGATGCCGCTGACGGCGCTGACGGCGATGTCAACGGCCTGCGACTCGGCACCCCCGAGGTGGTGCGGCTCGGGATGAAACCCTCGGACATGGCCGACCTGGCCGGGTTCCTCGTCGCCGGTCTCGACCCGGACACGGACCCGCAGGCGATCGCGCGGGAGGTCACGGCCTGGCGAGGGCAGTTCGGCGGCGTCCACTACACGGCCGAGAAGCCTTCGTAG
- a CDS encoding DUF7660 family protein, with the protein MIWHDDALNQVQNREDLARFLIDLAEQIRDGRLAIENAATVDFVDSAGRWARSMDGFFSNVIGEPVPETPDWAMVAAIFRAALVYE; encoded by the coding sequence ATGATATGGCATGATGACGCCTTGAATCAGGTGCAGAATCGCGAAGACCTAGCTCGGTTCCTGATTGATCTGGCAGAACAGATTCGAGATGGTAGACTCGCGATTGAAAACGCTGCAACCGTTGACTTTGTCGACTCGGCTGGGCGGTGGGCGCGCTCGATGGACGGGTTCTTCAGCAACGTGATAGGGGAACCAGTTCCCGAGACTCCGGACTGGGCGATGGTTGCCGCGATATTTCGGGCCGCGCTCGTGTACGAGTAG
- a CDS encoding polymorphic toxin-type HINT domain-containing protein, giving the protein MAAARVRRDVLTPHKRPEPTRTLSPEIRKRLDAVQNSAPIDVGVVLPESSADDFAEAITTHVPISAPRGGPSPGVGRADVEWSASCPTSNSFVPGTKVVMADGSAKPIEEVELGDRVLATDPETGQTVPRKVTATITGEGQKRLVEVTIDIDGEAGEQTETITATDGHPFWVADLEEWVPAGELQPGDWLRTGSGSWVQIQSTNTRTEAQRVHNLTIDDLHTYHVVAVETPVLVHNCGGTIEPSLVRFSQDSVSPRFSSGETIEQTPAALRSGYLKANDLPTVRLTVKGGQVHALDNRRLVAFQKAGTPMPFRMATSDEVANEAWKFTTRNEGRSIMINYFDPLEWTP; this is encoded by the coding sequence TTGGCTGCGGCGCGGGTGCGTCGGGATGTTCTGACCCCGCACAAGCGTCCGGAGCCGACTCGCACGTTGTCGCCGGAGATCCGCAAACGCCTCGATGCCGTTCAAAACAGTGCGCCGATTGATGTGGGTGTGGTGTTGCCCGAGTCGAGTGCGGACGATTTCGCTGAAGCGATCACCACCCATGTTCCGATCAGCGCGCCGAGGGGTGGCCCTTCGCCGGGGGTGGGGCGGGCTGATGTGGAGTGGAGTGCGTCATGTCCGACGTCGAACAGTTTCGTGCCGGGCACGAAGGTGGTGATGGCGGACGGGTCGGCCAAGCCGATCGAGGAGGTCGAGCTCGGCGACCGGGTGTTGGCCACCGATCCCGAGACCGGGCAGACGGTGCCGCGGAAGGTGACGGCCACGATCACCGGTGAGGGACAAAAGCGACTGGTCGAAGTCACCATCGACATCGACGGCGAAGCCGGCGAGCAGACAGAAACCATCACCGCCACCGACGGCCACCCGTTCTGGGTTGCGGACCTGGAGGAGTGGGTTCCGGCCGGAGAGTTACAGCCCGGTGACTGGCTACGCACCGGCTCCGGCAGCTGGGTTCAAATCCAAAGCACCAACACCCGCACCGAAGCGCAGCGAGTCCACAACCTCACCATCGACGACCTCCACACCTACCATGTGGTGGCGGTCGAGACACCGGTCCTCGTCCACAACTGCGGCGGTACTATTGAGCCAAGTTTGGTGAGGTTCTCCCAAGATTCTGTCAGCCCTCGATTCAGCTCTGGAGAGACCATTGAACAGACACCTGCCGCGTTGAGGTCTGGTTATCTCAAGGCAAATGATCTGCCAACGGTGCGACTGACTGTCAAAGGAGGGCAGGTGCATGCGCTCGACAACAGAAGGCTCGTGGCCTTCCAGAAGGCTGGTACACCAATGCCATTTCGTATGGCGACGTCTGACGAGGTGGCTAATGAAGCGTGGAAGTTCACTACAAGGAATGAGGGACGGTCAATCATGATTAACTACTTCGATCCGCTGGAGTGGACGCCATGA
- a CDS encoding transposase family protein, whose translation MGLYRAVLLTLIYVRQNLNQAAVGDLFDVSQSTVSRVYRRILPLIGEALCLHVPHLKEAIRGRLVLVDGTDIPTGNRAGHEDNYSGKRRRAGLNIQVAADTDGVLLGISIPLPGAMHDRKAFTECDWEVLLADAPIIADPAYQGTHAITPRKKPKGGELSIGDKANNKAISSLRAAVERCIAHIKNWKILATGYRGRLAELPNVIRVITALEFYRLGW comes from the coding sequence ATGGGACTCTATCGGGCTGTCCTACTGACGTTGATTTATGTTCGGCAGAACCTGAACCAGGCGGCCGTGGGCGATCTGTTCGATGTCAGCCAGTCGACAGTGTCGAGAGTCTATCGACGCATTCTCCCGCTGATCGGAGAGGCGTTATGCCTGCACGTTCCCCACCTCAAAGAAGCGATACGCGGCCGACTTGTCCTCGTCGACGGCACCGACATCCCCACTGGCAACCGTGCAGGTCACGAGGACAACTACTCCGGTAAGCGCCGTCGGGCCGGGCTCAACATCCAGGTGGCAGCCGATACCGACGGCGTCCTGTTGGGAATATCGATACCCCTGCCTGGCGCAATGCATGACCGCAAAGCGTTCACCGAATGCGACTGGGAGGTTCTTCTGGCCGATGCCCCGATCATCGCCGACCCCGCCTACCAAGGAACTCACGCGATCACACCACGCAAAAAACCAAAGGGCGGCGAACTTTCCATCGGAGACAAGGCCAACAACAAAGCTATCTCCTCACTGCGTGCCGCAGTCGAACGGTGCATCGCCCATATCAAGAACTGGAAAATACTCGCCACCGGTTACCGAGGACGACTCGCCGAACTTCCCAACGTCATCCGAGTCATCACCGCATTGGAATTCTACCGACTTGGCTGGTAA